tttgtatattttatgataacaaatgataaaatagactgatatctgtatatattttatgtggtTGTGACATACCTAACTTTGTcttagtattttttatatttctaggttATGTAGTTTATTTGtgaagttttttcaaattgttgcagatctctaaaatattttccacTGTACTTATTGAAAAGAAATTCATGTATAAGTGGAGCTACAtagttcaaatccatgttgttcaagggtcaactgtatagagaaatgacataattttcttaatttagcATATCTTCAAAGTCTCATGTATTTGTAAAACAGGAACacagaaattaagacattttagGTGGTATCATACTAATTATGCTTATTTACTATCTTTGTCCCCAAAGACAGCATGATAGTTATCTAAAAATTTTTCAGTAAAGTTTCATGATTGTAtatatgaaagacaaaaattaactcaacattgATGATTCAAGGTTTTATATTTAGCCAGCTTCATGACTGAAAAaaatagtgtttctttttcttttctgggaatAAACCCATTTCCTTCTCATTCCTCTTTCTCAGCAGATGGCACCAAGAGGATCCATGTAAGTGAGTGGAAACCACACCTCTGTGGCCATGTTTGTTCTGCTGGGACTCTCAGATGAAAAAGAGCTGCAGCTCATCCTCTTTCCAGTCTTCCTGGTGATTTACCATGTGACCCTGATTTGGAACATGGGTCTTATCATCCTCATCAGAATAGACTCTCACCTGCACACACTCATGTACTTTTTTCTCAGTTTCCTGTCATTTATAGATATCTGCTATTCTTCTACCATCAGCCCAAGGATGCTTTCAGACTTcttaaaagacaagaaaacaatTTCCTTCCTTGCCTGTGCCACTCAGTATTTTTTGGGGGCCTGGATGAGTCTGGCTGAGTGCTGCCTCTTGGTCTTCATGGCCTGTGACAGACGTGTGCCCATTGGCAGCCCCCTGCAGTACTCAGCCATCATAGTCCCTGGTATCTGTTGGAAAATGGTAGCTGGAATCTATCGGAGTGGATTCCTTAGTAGCTTAGTTCATACAGTCCCTTGCTTTAATCTCTACTACTGTGGGCCAAATGTCATTCAAGATTTCTTCTGTAACATATTTCAGATTATTTCCTTGTCTCGCTCCAACCCCTTTATCAGCCAAATGATTCTTTTTCTGGTAGCTACTTTTGTT
This portion of the Macaca mulatta isolate MMU2019108-1 chromosome 14, T2T-MMU8v2.0, whole genome shotgun sequence genome encodes:
- the LOC699410 gene encoding olfactory receptor 5A1-like, which translates into the protein MFKWSISQPNVPEALIIFQGIWDESWNAELLITKALRTQEGQGDILVLHKSKIIIEFSPLEYQLFLKLSGNHTSVAMFVLLGLSDEKELQLILFPVFLVIYHVTLIWNMGLIILIRIDSHLHTLMYFFLSFLSFIDICYSSTISPRMLSDFLKDKKTISFLACATQYFLGAWMSLAECCLLVFMACDRRVPIGSPLQYSAIIVPGICWKMVAGIYRSGFLSSLVHTVPCFNLYYCGPNVIQDFFCNIFQIISLSRSNPFISQMILFLVATFVGLGSLFVILLSYGFIVASMLKIPSTKGRAKAFNTCASHLAAVALFYGTTISVYMHPSSSHPMRQDKVLSVFSVVLVPMLNPLIYSLRNKEIKEALKRVINEATHLH